In Silene latifolia isolate original U9 population chromosome 6, ASM4854445v1, whole genome shotgun sequence, the genomic window GCATGAGTATATTCTCGCTGGCACagactacttctcaaaatgggcagAAGCTGTCATACTACTGAAAGTGAAAAAAGAAAATGTTGTGGATTTATTCGAACCCAGATCATCTACAGATATGGCGTACTTTGCGTATCACAACTGACAACGGGAAACAGTTCTTCAACCATCTAATGACAAGTCTGGAAGAGAAATTTAAAttcaaacaatacaagtcatCAATGTACTACGCTTTTGCAAATGGTTTGGCTGAAGCCTTCaataaaaccctttgcaacttgCTGAAGAAAGTACTAGCAAAGTCAAAGCGAGACTGGCATGAAATAATTGGTGGGACATTGTGGGCGTATCGTACCACATACAAAACACCTACTTAAGCAACCCTGTATGCGTTGGTGTATGGAGTGGAGGTCGTGTTGCCTTTAGAGCTGCAGATCCCTTCTTTATGCATCGCTATCCAAGAGGGACTTACAGAAGATGAAAATGACAAATTGCGTTTAGTAGAGTTAGAGGTTGTCGATGAAAAAAGATTAGAGGCTCAACAAAAGCTCCAGTGCTACCAAGCAAGGTTGTCACGCGCATTCAACGAAAAGTTGCACCCTCGCTCTTTCGAAGCAGGAGACCTGGTACTTGCGGTAAGAACGCCAATCATCACTTCTCACAAACCAGTTGGCAAATTCACCTCTAAGTGGGATGGCCCATATGTGGTGCAGGAGGTCTACACAAATGGTGCTTACAAATTGTGGATAAAGATGGCGTTTGTGTAGGCCCAATCAATGGAAACTTTCTGAAGCGCTACTATTCTTAAACCCAGCGGTGaaagctcctaagcaagaggttaaattgcacacacacacacacacaaaaaaaaaatctcacaaaaaaATATCTTTCCATCTTTTatgaactacgttggcttgatcttgTAAAGTACTTCGTGTTTTATAGGTACGTAGGCAGCTTGGGTGAACATGtagctcaagtgcagccacaccacCAAACAAACACCAAATTCCCTTTTTATGAACTACGTAAACTTGATCTTGTAGAGTACTTCATGCTTTACAGGTATGTAGGCGGCAGCTTGGGTGAACATGTAcctcaagtgcagccacaccacCAAACAAACCCCATCCATCCTTGAACTACTTTGGCTTGATCTTGCAAGATTGTTGATAACTTTGCGAGTACCTAGGCAGTTTGACCAAACACTTTGTTCAAATGCagccacaccaaaaaaaaaaaaaaaaaaaaaaaaaaaaaaaaaaaaaaacttacaaaTTGGCACGCTGGGTGGGACAATTTTCGCACTTCATCtccgttcttttttttttttttgctaaaatgtaagATATTATAGAAAAGGGTAAAAACCGTCACCAATTACAAGAAAAAGGCCCAAGCACATACCTTCTCCCTACAAACAAGCCAAGCCCATATCGGGTCAGCACAACAATCATAAAACAGAACAACAAAAGAAGATAAAGCAACCATATCTTCAgacaacaaaaacccccaattcacACGTCCCCGGAATCACAAAATCAAACTAACTCCTGATGATTCTCTCAATCCATCTCTTATCTTCATCTCTCACCTTACTCAAAGAAAACCCCATAAGATGGATTCAGAGCTCAGCTATGATGAAGGAAGCAATTTTAGAAGGTCGGAGAATCTGAAGCTCAAATCTGCTCGTATTCCTCTGTCTCCAGATATTGTACATACATGCATTGATGATGGCACTCAAGATCCCAATCTTGTTCTTTGAGCCACTGCAACTCAGGCGCCATTGAAGCAATTGCTGTGTAGGTAACCGGATGTTGAGTCTAGTTCCCACGGCCTCTATAACCTTCATACTGTACTCGCATCTAAAGAAGAGATGTTCATTGGTCTCTAATGCAAGCCCGCAAATACAACAGGTATCCTCCTCAATAATCCCCAATCTATGCAATTTTTCTTTTAGATTTAAGCAGTTGTGATGATAAATCCATGCTAGGATG contains:
- the LOC141588628 gene encoding uncharacterized protein LOC141588628 is translated as MYYAFANGLAEAFNKTLCNLLKKVLAKSKRDWHEIIELQIPSLCIAIQEGLTEDENDKLRLVELEVVDEKRLEAQQKLQCYQARLSRAFNEKLHPRSFEAGDLVLAVRTPIITSHKPVGKFTSKWDGPYVVQEVYTNGAYKLWIKMAFV
- the LOC141588629 gene encoding uncharacterized protein LOC141588629, whose amino-acid sequence is MKLATKLDTWIEYSPPSDSSWYWRKICQTKGIFEIAYHQQVWKNQKGLDHTVAKGYDYLRNRGDNVQWYELVWHKWSTPKLSILAWIYHHNCLNLKEKLHRLGIIEEDTCCICGLALETNEHLFFRCEYSMKVIEAVGTRLNIRLPTQQLLQWRLSCSGSKNKIGILSAIINACMYNIWRQRNTSRFELQILRPSKIASFIIAEL